In Arachis hypogaea cultivar Tifrunner chromosome 17, arahy.Tifrunner.gnm2.J5K5, whole genome shotgun sequence, a single window of DNA contains:
- the LOC112762460 gene encoding probable 1-acylglycerol-3-phosphate O-acyltransferase: MAGENSKNDVAVYPPKTRRLWPSLLRWIPTSTEHIIAAEKRLLSLVKTPYVQEHVNIGSGPPGSKVRWFRSSSDEPRFLNTITFDSKDDSPTLVMVHGYAASQGFFFRNFDALANHFRVIAVDQLGWGGSSRPDFTCRSTEETETWFIDSFEEWRKAKNLSNFILLGHSFGGYVAAKYALKHPEHVKQLILVGPAGFTSESDPKAEFIMKFRATWKGAVMNHLWESNFTPLKIVRGLGPWGPNMVRRYTDMRFGTRAQGEILTEEESRLLTDYMYHVSAAKASGELCLKYIFKFGAFPRIPLFHSASEWKVPTTFIYGFDDWMNYEGAQEARKDMKVPCEIIRVPQGGHFVFIDNPSGFHSAVLYACRKFLRPNTDNESLPEGLTSA; encoded by the exons ATGGCCGGAGAGAATAGCAAGAACGACGTCGCAGTGTATCCTCCCAAAACAAGACGGTTGTGGCCTTCTCTTCTCCGTTGGATTCCGACTTCAACGGAACACATCATCGCTGCCGAGAAGCGACTCCTTTCTCTCGTCAA GACTCCCTATGTTCAAGAACATGTTAATATTGGCTCTGGTCCTCCTGGCTCTAAAGTTAGATGGTTCCGTTCATCAAGCGACGAGCCACGGTTTCTTAACACTATTACGTTTGATAGTAAAGATGACTCCCCTACGCTTGTAATGGTCCATGGATATGCAGCTTCCCAGGGTTTCTTTTTTCGCAATTTCGATGCTCTTGCAAATCATTTTAGAGTCATTGCTGTTGATCAACTTGG CTGGGGTGGATCAAGCAGACCTGATTTTACATGTAGGAGCACTGAAG AAACTGAGACATGGTTCATAGATTCTTTTGAagaatggaggaaagccaaaaatCTGAGCAATTTTATACTGCTTGGACATTCTTTTGGTGGTTATGTTGCTGCCAAATATGCACTCAAG CACCCTGAGCATGTAAAGCAATTGATTCTGGTGGGACCCGCTGGATTTACATCAGAATCAGATCCAAAGGCTGAGTTCATTATGAAGTTTCGAGCAACGTGGAAAGGAGCAGTTATGAACCATCTATGGGAATCTAATTTTACGCCTCTAAAAATTGTCAG AGGTTTAGGTCCTTGGGGTCCTAATATGGTCCGCCGATATACAGATATGAGGTTTGGTACGCGTGCACAAGGGGAAATACTGACTGAAGAGGAATCAAGATTGCTCACAG ATTATATGTACCATGTATCAGCGGCCAAAGCTAGTGGGGAGCTGTGCTTAAAGtacatttttaaatttggtgcATTTCCTAGGATCCCCCTCTTTCACAG TGCCTCAGAGTGGAAAGTACCCACCACATTCATATATGGTTTTGACGACTGGATGAATTATGAAGGGGCCCAAGAAGCTCGCAAGGATATGAAGGTTCCATGTGAAATCATTAGGGTCCCCCAG GGAGGGCACTTTGTGTTCATTGACAACCCAAGTGGTTTCCATTCTGCTGTGCTTTATGCTTGTCGAAAATTTCTTAGACCTAATACAGACAATGAATCTCTTCCTGAAGGGCTAACCTCTGCATAG